The Fundidesulfovibrio magnetotacticus genome has a segment encoding these proteins:
- a CDS encoding glycine zipper domain-containing protein — protein sequence MTRTIASGVLVMTLLFSGACTNMSKTQQGTLSGAAIGAGAGAGIAAISGGYVGVGAAVGGALGALAGGLYGNSQERKGR from the coding sequence ATGACCAGAACCATCGCATCGGGCGTCCTGGTGATGACGCTTCTCTTCTCCGGGGCCTGCACCAACATGTCCAAGACCCAGCAGGGAACCCTGAGCGGCGCGGCCATCGGCGCGGGCGCGGGCGCGGGCATCGCGGCCATCTCGGGAGGCTATGTGGGCGTGGGCGCGGCCGTGGGCGGCGCGCTGGGCGCGCTGGCCGGAGGCCTTTACGGCAATTCGCAGGAAAGAAAAGGCAGGTAA
- the rapZ gene encoding RNase adapter RapZ, whose amino-acid sequence MPGASVHLPVVVITGLSGSGKSTALNVFEDMGYFCVDGLPPVLMPKLASLFQGQAAVRHRGLALGLGATDLDDSWETALGEIRASGSHIQIVFVEASTQEIMRRYATTRRPHPYESEGYGLGEAVDEERRRMAPLHDAADLVMDTTGFSVHDLRRQLQEKWMFLEGQGTAMKVHVMSFGFKYGIPAESDLVFDLRFLPNPYFEAGLKPLSGQDKAIVDYVLESPQGKAFLPRLVDFLRQMLPLYAQEGRYRLTVAVGCTGGRHRSVAVAEAVFDSLREAGYTMTLEHRHIEKG is encoded by the coding sequence ATGCCGGGAGCGAGCGTCCATCTGCCCGTGGTGGTGATCACGGGCCTGTCGGGGTCCGGGAAATCAACGGCCCTCAACGTTTTCGAGGACATGGGCTATTTCTGCGTGGACGGCCTGCCGCCCGTGCTCATGCCCAAGCTGGCCAGCCTCTTCCAGGGGCAGGCGGCAGTGCGCCACCGGGGCCTGGCCCTGGGACTGGGCGCCACGGACCTGGACGACAGCTGGGAAACCGCCCTGGGCGAGATACGCGCTTCGGGTAGCCACATCCAGATCGTGTTCGTGGAGGCCTCCACCCAGGAGATCATGCGCCGCTACGCCACCACGCGCAGGCCCCATCCCTACGAGTCCGAGGGCTACGGCCTGGGCGAGGCCGTGGACGAGGAGCGCCGACGCATGGCCCCCCTGCACGACGCCGCCGATCTGGTGATGGACACCACCGGCTTCTCCGTGCACGACCTGCGCCGCCAGCTCCAGGAAAAATGGATGTTCCTGGAGGGCCAGGGCACGGCCATGAAGGTGCACGTGATGAGCTTCGGCTTCAAATACGGCATCCCGGCCGAGTCCGACCTGGTGTTCGACCTGCGCTTCCTGCCCAACCCCTATTTCGAGGCCGGGCTCAAGCCCCTCTCCGGGCAGGACAAGGCCATCGTGGACTACGTGCTGGAATCCCCCCAGGGCAAGGCCTTCCTGCCCCGGCTGGTGGATTTCCTGCGGCAGATGCTGCCCCTCTACGCCCAGGAAGGCCGCTACCGGCTCACCGTGGCCGTGGGCTGCACAGGCGGCCGTCACCGCTCCGTGGCCGTGGCC
- a CDS encoding CTP synthase: MKTKFLFVTGGVLSSLGKGLAAASIGALLQARGLRVTIQKLDPYINVDPGTMNPFQHGEVYVTDDGAETDLDLGHYERYLSLPMSQNNNFTSGRIYNTVIQKERRGDYLGGTVQVIPHITDEIKRSILGVAKDEDVALIEIGGTVGDIEGQPFLEAIRQLRSDLGKDNVLYIHLTLIPYIRVAGELKTKPTQHSVKELRSIGIQPDIIICRSEIDLDQSLKHKIAQFCNVDPDAVFTAVDVNNIYQLPLKLYAEGVDQKIAILLRLPAKNAELAAWKDLTHKLANPQGEVSIGIVGKYVDLKEAYKSLHEALIHGGVANGVHVNLLYVNSEEVTSANVAQRLAGLDGILVPGGFGSRGVEGKIAAIRHARENKIPFFGICLGMQLACIEFARNVLGLTEANSEEFNRLSPDPVIYLMREWYDFRTKKIEKRDMDSEMGGTMRLGAYPCVVQPDTKAMEAYGKAQIDERHRHRYEFNKAYHARMAEKGMVFSGLSPDESLVEIVELPGHPWFLGCQFHPEFKSSPMKPHPLFREFIRAAKTQRES, translated from the coding sequence ATGAAGACAAAGTTTCTATTCGTCACGGGGGGCGTGTTGTCCTCCCTGGGCAAGGGGCTGGCCGCCGCCTCCATAGGCGCGCTCCTTCAGGCCAGGGGCCTGAGGGTGACCATCCAGAAGCTCGATCCCTACATCAACGTCGATCCCGGGACCATGAACCCCTTCCAGCACGGAGAGGTCTACGTCACCGACGACGGCGCGGAGACCGACCTCGACCTGGGGCACTACGAGCGCTACCTGAGCCTCCCCATGTCCCAGAACAACAATTTCACCTCCGGGCGCATCTACAACACCGTCATCCAGAAGGAGCGCCGGGGAGACTACCTGGGCGGCACGGTCCAGGTGATCCCCCACATCACCGACGAGATCAAACGCTCCATCCTCGGCGTGGCCAAGGACGAGGACGTGGCCCTCATCGAGATCGGCGGCACCGTGGGCGACATCGAAGGCCAGCCCTTCCTGGAGGCCATCCGCCAGCTGCGCTCCGACCTGGGCAAGGACAACGTCCTCTACATCCATCTGACGCTCATCCCCTACATCCGCGTGGCGGGCGAGCTGAAGACCAAGCCCACCCAGCACAGCGTCAAGGAGCTGCGCTCCATCGGCATCCAGCCCGACATCATCATCTGCCGCTCCGAGATCGACCTCGACCAGTCGCTCAAGCACAAGATCGCCCAGTTCTGCAACGTGGACCCCGACGCGGTGTTCACCGCCGTGGACGTGAACAACATCTACCAGCTGCCCCTCAAGCTTTACGCCGAGGGCGTGGACCAGAAGATCGCCATCCTCCTGCGCCTGCCCGCCAAGAACGCGGAACTCGCCGCCTGGAAGGACCTCACCCACAAGCTGGCCAACCCCCAGGGCGAGGTCTCCATCGGCATCGTGGGCAAATACGTGGACCTCAAGGAGGCCTACAAGAGCCTCCACGAGGCCCTCATCCACGGCGGCGTGGCCAACGGCGTGCACGTGAACCTGCTCTACGTGAACTCCGAGGAGGTCACTTCGGCCAACGTGGCCCAGCGCCTGGCCGGACTCGACGGCATCCTCGTCCCCGGCGGCTTCGGCTCGCGCGGCGTGGAGGGCAAGATCGCCGCCATCCGCCACGCCCGCGAGAACAAGATCCCCTTCTTCGGCATCTGCCTGGGCATGCAGCTGGCCTGCATCGAGTTCGCCCGCAACGTCCTGGGGCTCACCGAGGCCAACTCCGAGGAATTCAACCGCCTGAGCCCCGATCCCGTGATCTACCTCATGCGCGAATGGTACGACTTCCGCACCAAGAAGATCGAAAAGCGCGACATGGACTCCGAAATGGGCGGCACCATGCGCCTGGGCGCCTACCCCTGCGTGGTTCAGCCCGACACCAAGGCCATGGAGGCCTACGGCAAGGCCCAGATCGACGAGCGCCACCGCCACCGCTACGAGTTCAACAAGGCCTACCACGCCCGCATGGCCGAGAAGGGCATGGTCTTCTCCGGGCTCTCTCCCGACGAATCCCTCGTGGAAATCGTGGAGCTGCCCGGGCACCCCTGGTTCCTGGGCTGCCAGTTCCACCCGGAATTCAAGTCCAGCCCCATGAAGCCCCACCCGCTCTTCCGGGAATTCATCCGGGCCGCCAAGACCCAGCGGGAATCGTAA
- the hpf gene encoding ribosome hibernation-promoting factor, HPF/YfiA family, with protein sequence MNIAFNFKNFEPSPGLQEYAAKRFDKLSKYMSNSDNAEVVVTLSVEKTRQIADVVIDADAMHISAHERSDDMYSTIDMITDKLDAQLRKLREKMKDRRKATQGDVTMGVVSFTTEGKVHAIEESDKYSPKPMSVEEAAEQLDAMHYEFLVFLDAETERVNVLYKRKNGDYGLIDPGVSL encoded by the coding sequence ATGAATATCGCTTTCAATTTCAAGAACTTCGAGCCGTCTCCCGGCCTGCAGGAATATGCTGCCAAGCGTTTCGACAAGCTCTCCAAGTACATGAGCAATTCCGACAACGCCGAAGTGGTGGTCACTCTTTCCGTTGAAAAGACCCGCCAGATCGCCGACGTGGTCATCGACGCCGACGCCATGCACATCTCGGCCCACGAGCGCTCCGACGACATGTACTCCACCATCGACATGATCACGGACAAGCTCGACGCCCAGCTGCGCAAGCTGCGCGAGAAGATGAAGGACCGCCGCAAGGCCACCCAGGGCGACGTGACCATGGGCGTGGTGAGCTTCACCACCGAGGGCAAGGTCCACGCCATCGAGGAATCCGACAAGTACAGCCCCAAGCCCATGAGCGTTGAAGAGGCCGCCGAGCAGCTCGACGCCATGCACTACGAATTCCTGGTGTTCCTCGACGCCGAAACCGAGCGCGTCAACGTGCTCTACAAGCGTAAGAACGGCGACTACGGCCTGATCGATCCTGGGGTTTCCCTCTGA
- a CDS encoding phosphoribosylformylglycinamidine synthase subunit PurQ: protein MALVKTLVVTGFGTNCESESAHAARLAGSDQTDIVYFSDITAGRVDLPGYNFLIFPGGFLDGDDLGAGQAGAIRWKFAATKDGTPLLELLRAFLDRGGLVLGICNGFQLLVKLGLLPALDKKYFERQVTLSNNDSGRFEDRWVKVRVNRASPCVFTKDIEHLDLPVRHGEGMIIPQDNATLSRIVTENLIALQYADPASGLPTMEYPYNPNGSPMAIAGLTDPSGRILGLMPHPEAFNDPTNHPGWTRGERPSLGIALLENAVRHLKGNA, encoded by the coding sequence ATGGCCCTCGTGAAAACCCTGGTGGTCACCGGCTTCGGCACCAACTGCGAGTCGGAGTCCGCGCATGCCGCGCGGTTGGCCGGTTCCGACCAGACCGACATCGTCTACTTTTCCGACATCACCGCCGGCAGGGTGGACCTGCCCGGCTACAACTTCCTCATCTTCCCAGGCGGATTTCTGGACGGCGACGACCTCGGCGCGGGCCAGGCCGGGGCCATCCGCTGGAAATTCGCGGCCACGAAGGACGGCACGCCGCTTCTGGAGCTGCTGCGCGCCTTCCTGGACAGGGGCGGGCTGGTGCTGGGCATCTGCAACGGCTTCCAGCTCCTGGTGAAGCTCGGGCTTTTGCCCGCGCTGGACAAGAAATATTTCGAGCGCCAGGTGACGCTCTCCAACAACGACTCGGGCCGCTTCGAGGACCGCTGGGTCAAGGTGCGCGTGAACAGGGCCAGCCCCTGCGTGTTCACCAAGGACATCGAGCACCTGGACCTGCCCGTGCGCCACGGCGAGGGCATGATCATCCCCCAGGACAACGCCACGCTCTCGCGCATCGTCACGGAAAACCTCATCGCCCTGCAATACGCCGACCCGGCCTCGGGCCTGCCGACCATGGAATACCCCTACAACCCCAACGGTTCGCCCATGGCCATCGCCGGACTCACGGACCCCTCCGGGCGCATCCTGGGGCTCATGCCGCACCCCGAGGCCTTCAACGACCCCACCAACCACCCGGGTTGGACCCGGGGCGAACGGCCGAGCCTCGGCATCGCGCTTCTGGAGAACGCCGTGCGCCACCTGAAAGGGAACGCGTAG
- a CDS encoding PTS sugar transporter subunit IIA, with protein MRLGEYLRKDFVLEDLAAGGKPDVLAELVAPVAAAFPDVDPAKALRVLMDRENLGTTGIGDGVAIPHGKMDSLKEIVIVAGRSRAGIDFESLDHKPCRIFFLVLAPEHVAGMHLRILAQISRLLSDEGFRRSFLDAADHEALWKVLSSHA; from the coding sequence ATGCGCCTGGGGGAATACCTGCGCAAGGACTTCGTCCTGGAGGACCTGGCGGCCGGGGGCAAGCCCGACGTTCTCGCGGAGCTGGTGGCCCCCGTGGCCGCCGCCTTCCCGGACGTGGACCCGGCAAAGGCGCTGCGCGTGCTCATGGACCGGGAGAATCTCGGCACCACGGGCATCGGCGACGGCGTCGCCATTCCCCACGGCAAGATGGATTCGCTCAAGGAGATCGTCATCGTGGCCGGGCGCAGCCGTGCGGGGATCGATTTCGAATCCCTGGACCACAAGCCCTGCCGCATCTTCTTCCTGGTGCTCGCGCCCGAACACGTGGCGGGCATGCACCTGCGCATCCTGGCGCAGATCTCGCGGCTTCTCTCGGACGAGGGCTTCCGGCGCTCCTTCCTGGACGCAGCCGACCACGAGGCTCTCTGGAAGGTGCTTTCCAGCCACGCGTGA
- a CDS encoding KdsC family phosphatase translates to MRPFKRPARPGLSRRALALARDVRLLVLDVDGVLTDNRLWLDEQGQSLKCFSIPDGMGLKLLERAGIEVAALSGLPNHQAEERLRQLGVTAFHGGHLRKLPVLERILSERGLDFPHLAYMGDDWLDAAPMRRAGLPMAPADAQPEILRLAAWVSRLPGGHGAVRDAVRLLLTAQGKREALWRDIAL, encoded by the coding sequence ATGCGACCCTTCAAACGCCCCGCGCGCCCCGGCCTCAGCCGCCGCGCCCTGGCCCTGGCCCGCGACGTGCGCCTGCTCGTGCTCGACGTGGACGGCGTGCTCACCGACAACCGCCTCTGGCTGGACGAGCAAGGGCAGTCCCTCAAGTGCTTCTCCATCCCCGACGGCATGGGCCTGAAGCTCCTGGAGCGCGCGGGCATCGAAGTGGCCGCCCTGAGCGGGCTGCCCAACCATCAGGCCGAGGAGCGGCTCCGGCAGCTTGGCGTCACGGCCTTCCACGGCGGCCACCTGCGCAAGCTCCCCGTCCTGGAACGCATCCTCTCCGAGCGCGGCCTCGACTTCCCGCACCTGGCCTACATGGGCGACGACTGGCTCGACGCCGCGCCCATGCGACGGGCCGGGCTGCCCATGGCCCCCGCCGACGCCCAGCCCGAAATCCTGCGCCTGGCCGCCTGGGTCTCCCGCCTGCCCGGAGGGCACGGCGCGGTGCGCGACGCCGTGCGCCTGCTGCTCACCGCCCAGGGAAAACGCGAAGCCCTCTGGCGCGACATCGCCCTGTAG
- the rpoN gene encoding RNA polymerase factor sigma-54 has product MALELRQQLKLSQQLVMTPQLQQAIKLLQLSRLELVETVQQELMENPLLEETQFDDERPEPTIAEDSHAPDPTQEEGAMQRELMKTAEWDDYLGDFASTSRQATVREHETPEEGMSFEARLTAKPSLEGHLAWQISLSPLDARQQAIADEIVGNLDSGGYLRSSAEELAQVLAVTPEEVEVVIQVLQRLDPVGVAARSPQECLLVQLEVYGYTDPVLLEIVRDHLEDLEKKRYKPLAKKFRLSMEEVKEYLEIIQTLDPMPGSHFSSPDPVYVSPDAFVYKYGDDFVIVLNEDGLPKLQLSPYYMEDMGRSSANKEKEYLQDKMRSAQWLMKSLYQRQRTLFKVLESIVKFQREFFEDGVTRLRPLILKDVADDIGMHESTVSRITTSKYVATPHGIYELKFFFNSALELDDGSSVGSESVKAVIKQLISAEDPKKPTSDEQIAEILKQRLQVNIARRTVAKYRMAMGIESSSKRKDVL; this is encoded by the coding sequence ATGGCACTTGAGCTCAGGCAGCAACTCAAGCTTTCGCAGCAGCTGGTGATGACGCCCCAGTTGCAGCAGGCCATCAAGCTGTTGCAGCTTTCCCGTCTGGAGCTGGTGGAGACGGTGCAGCAGGAGCTCATGGAGAACCCGCTGCTCGAAGAGACCCAGTTCGACGACGAGCGGCCCGAGCCCACCATCGCCGAGGACTCCCACGCCCCCGACCCCACCCAGGAGGAGGGGGCCATGCAGCGCGAGCTGATGAAGACGGCCGAGTGGGACGACTACCTGGGCGATTTCGCTTCCACCTCGCGCCAGGCCACGGTGCGCGAGCACGAGACGCCCGAGGAGGGCATGTCCTTCGAGGCCAGGCTCACGGCCAAGCCCTCGCTGGAAGGCCACCTGGCGTGGCAGATCAGCCTTTCTCCCCTGGACGCGCGGCAGCAGGCCATCGCGGACGAGATCGTGGGCAACCTCGACTCCGGGGGCTATCTGCGCTCCAGCGCGGAGGAACTCGCCCAGGTGCTTGCGGTCACTCCCGAAGAGGTGGAGGTTGTCATCCAGGTGCTGCAGCGGCTCGATCCCGTGGGCGTGGCCGCGCGTTCGCCCCAGGAGTGCCTGCTGGTGCAGCTGGAGGTGTACGGCTACACGGACCCGGTGCTCCTGGAGATCGTGCGCGACCACCTGGAAGACCTGGAGAAGAAGCGCTACAAGCCCCTGGCGAAAAAGTTCCGCTTGAGCATGGAGGAGGTCAAGGAGTATCTGGAGATCATCCAGACGCTCGACCCCATGCCCGGCTCGCATTTCAGCTCGCCGGACCCGGTGTACGTGAGCCCGGACGCGTTCGTGTACAAATACGGAGACGACTTCGTGATCGTGCTCAACGAGGACGGCCTGCCCAAGCTCCAGCTTTCCCCCTACTACATGGAGGACATGGGCCGTTCCAGCGCCAACAAGGAAAAGGAATATCTCCAGGACAAGATGCGCAGCGCCCAGTGGCTGATGAAGAGCCTCTATCAGCGCCAGCGCACGTTGTTCAAGGTGCTCGAATCCATAGTGAAATTTCAGCGCGAGTTTTTCGAGGACGGCGTGACGCGGCTTCGCCCCCTGATCCTGAAGGACGTGGCCGACGACATCGGCATGCACGAATCCACCGTGAGCCGCATCACCACGAGCAAGTACGTGGCCACCCCGCACGGCATCTACGAGCTCAAGTTCTTCTTCAACTCGGCGCTGGAACTCGACGACGGCTCCTCGGTGGGTTCGGAGTCGGTCAAGGCCGTGATCAAACAGCTCATCTCGGCCGAGGACCCCAAAAAGCCCACCAGCGACGAACAGATCGCGGAGATTCTCAAGCAGCGCCTGCAGGTGAACATCGCGCGGCGCACTGTGGCCAAGTACCGCATGGCCATGGGCATCGAGTCCTCCTCGAAGCGCAAGGACGTTTTGTAG
- the tadA gene encoding tRNA adenosine(34) deaminase TadA: protein MKPTTPPSALLSQPPPGWKSWRLVMTRALRQAWRAGRGGEAPVGAVVLEAATGRILAEACNGPIEANDPTAHAEILALRDAGRALGNYRLNGAILAVTLEPCLMCVGAMVHARIGGLVYGAADPKAGAVSSALKGVELPFLNHRFPVLGGVLAAECGATLTRFFAARRKERG, encoded by the coding sequence ATGAAACCGACAACGCCCCCCTCCGCCCTCCTCTCCCAGCCGCCTCCGGGCTGGAAATCCTGGCGTCTGGTGATGACCCGGGCGCTCAGGCAGGCCTGGCGGGCGGGCCGCGGGGGCGAGGCCCCGGTGGGCGCGGTGGTGCTCGAGGCCGCCACGGGGCGCATCCTGGCCGAGGCCTGCAACGGCCCCATCGAGGCCAACGACCCCACGGCCCACGCGGAAATCCTGGCCCTGCGCGATGCGGGCCGGGCGCTGGGCAACTACCGCCTGAACGGGGCCATCCTGGCCGTGACCCTGGAGCCCTGCCTGATGTGCGTGGGGGCCATGGTGCACGCGCGCATCGGGGGGCTGGTCTACGGCGCGGCCGACCCCAAGGCCGGGGCCGTATCCTCCGCCCTGAAGGGCGTGGAACTGCCCTTCCTGAACCACCGTTTCCCGGTGCTGGGCGGCGTGCTGGCCGCAGAGTGCGGCGCGACGCTCACCCGCTTCTTCGCGGCAAGGCGCAAGGAGCGCGGCTGA